A region of the Apium graveolens cultivar Ventura chromosome 6, ASM990537v1, whole genome shotgun sequence genome:
CTTCTAAACAGATTTGAAGTATACTCGCCTCCTCTGTCTGATCTGCGTACCTTCAAATAATGACCACTTTGCTTTTCTGCCAgtgctttgaactccttgaatttatcaagagcctccgacttttctttgatgatatacacccaacttttcctgctaaaatcatcaataaaagttAGGCAATACATATTACCTCCAAGTGATGAGATATCAAATGGACCAGCAATATCTGTGTGAACAATATCCAATGGCCTCCTGGCTCTCCAAGATTTTCCAACGGGAAAACTTTGTCGATGTTGCTTCCCCTTTAcacatgcttcacacaaattttcaGGTTCGTTGATTTATGGCAAACCGTCCACCATTTTTGTCTTTGACAATAATTTCAGGCCAAAAAATCCAAGATGACCATCTCTCAAATGCCACAACCACGAGTCATTTTTCATGACCGACTTTAAGCACTTCTGCACATTTGTTTGCATATCAAGTGTAAACAAATgattctttgacatctccacatTTGCAATCAATTCCCGAGCTTGATTTCTGATAATGAGGGAATTGTCCTGCATCTGTATATTATATCCTTTCTCCACAAGCTGTCCAAGACTGATAATATTATATTTCAATGCAggaatataataaacatcatttatatatttcttttCACCTTTGTTTGACATGATTGTGACGGTACCTTTTCCTTTCACCGGAATCTTTGACGAGTCACCAAAAGTAACTTCTCCGCCGATGGTGTCGTCTATCTCCATGAATAATTCCTTGTGACCAGGCATGTGATTACTGGCCCCTGGgtcaagataccaaacattcttctTGCTTTTCTCGTCTCCTTTGTAAGTGAGGAACATAGCAGTGCCAacatctttgtcttcttttgctgctgcaaaatgacttctttcttccacctttggtgctctacactcataactgaagtgaccaaatttattacaattataacATTGAAATTGAGACTTGTCACCTCGTTGTTGAAATTCGCCTCTTCCACGACCTCTGAAATTTTGACTACGACCAGATGGTTGATAACCTTCAGAATTCTGACCTTTATTGAAAGACTGTCTTCCACGACCTCGTCCACCGCGGTAGCCACCTCTAAAGCCACCTCTGCCACGTATAAAACCACTACTCCCAGAACTATCACCAAAGAACACCTTACTTTGTAACGCCTTTTCCAAGTGGCTTGCATCATCATACTGATTCATTCGCTGCTCATGCGCTTGAAGTGAACCAACCAGCTCGTCAATCGAAATTGTTGACAAATCTTTTGACTCCTCAATAGAAGTAACCACATAATCAAATTTTCTGGTCAGTGAACGGAAGAGTTTTTCCATGACCCGAACATCGTCGAgactttctccatttcttttcATCTCATTTGTCACGGCTTTCAAACGCAtaacaaattcaccaatattttctgaattcttcatttttaaattttcGAACTCCCCGCGTAGCACCTAGAGCCGCACCTTTTTTACTTTTTCAATTCCTTGGAATGATTTTTGCAAAATCTCCCATGCTTGTTTTGTCATTTTTGCGTCAAATTTTTTTTCAAAGGTTGATTCATCAACACCTTGAATAATTGTGTACAAcgcctttttatcttttttccGGATCTCCTTTAATGCCGTCTTCTTGGCATTTGGAAGCCCTGCTTCAGCGGTTGCATCAGCGGGCCCGTTGAACCCATTTTCGACAATTTCCCAATTATCGTAAGAACCGAGTAACACCTTCATTTGGATACTCCAATTCCCGTAATTTGTGGACATCAATtttggaatattgggttgcaCCATATTTGCCATTTTTCACGAACGTAACCTTGGCTCGGATACCACTTGTTGGAAACGTAATGGGCTTTAAACACTTTGTTCAGAACAAaataaaaaacacaaaacatACTTTCTTCTTTATATATAGATAAAAGCTACCGCTTTAATTTATACACATGCAAGGCTAACGCCTTTTTTTATTTCTCACAGACACAACACCCAGAGCTTCTGCTCTATTATATTTCTCTCAACTGTTTCTTTTTTATCACTTCGGTGTGTACAttcaaaatgaactagctgaTCCTATTTATAGACTGACTAAATACACATGAGGTCATTGCTACTATATGCAATATTTATTACACGCCATACTTGATCATCCTGGAGACCAGGCTCATTTTCAGGAGCTGGTTGAATTTTCCTTCCTTCACATATTTCACCAGCTAATTTTTGGAGGCTTCCAGCATGCTATATTTGACTACTTCAAACACAGCCACCTTATTTTAGGGTTTCATAAAAGAGCAGACACTACCCAGCTATTTTGATATCTCACCGCTTTGTTTGTTGTCCATCTAGAAGCCTTGACTTTTTAACCTGTTTAAGCCTTATCCGTGTATGTATACTTCAGAGCTTCAATTCCCTATGTACAGCTGCAGCTGTGTATACCTCTATTCATGCACCTCTTTATTTAATTCAACTAGTTTTATATGATAATTATGCTTCTGGAGAGTTTGACAAATTCTagcaaaagaaacagaattcggGACCGGCCGGACTAAAACCGCGAGAGACTAACCGCGGGCTCGGGTCGTGCGGGTTGAAAGAGGACCAGCCTTCTTTTTTTTCTTCAGGTCGTGTCACATCACACCCCACTGTCTGTCACACGACTCACACCACTATGTCTGTAAGGTTAcaattttttaatcattgttgtGCATGTTCTAGCATTACTCTTGTGTAGTTGTGTTAGTTGTTATTATTATAGTTTTTGCATTTTCAAGACAACAAACTTTCACAATTGATTTTTACCACAAACTTTCATAGACCGTAACACTGTTAGTTGATTAACATTGTTAGTTGTCTGTGGTAAATTTGCAATATATTAGTAATTTATAAGTATTAATAGACTGCGGGTCAGTGCGAACCGTGCGGGTTTGTGCGGTTCAACCGGATCGTGCGGGTTCGTTCAGTTCGTGCGTGCTGTGCGGGCTCGGTCCCGGTTTTCATATTCCTAAGTCGTAATCAGCTCGTTTCTTCATACGAATTGTGCGAGTTTTTAGCGAGCCGAACCGGGCCGAATAAATACCGGTTTTAGAACGAGTCGGTCCCGGTTgtgcggttcaaacccgcacaattGGCCACCTCTAGTTATAGGGGAGGGGCTGGAAAGACATGCAGCAGGGCAAAGGAAGAAGAAAGGTTAGAAAAAATTATACATCAAAAAACATATATATTAACGCTATTTTCAATAAAAGACCACCAAGAATACCCTCCTAAACATTTTTCCAAAAGCAAGTAGATAAATGCTCCGTTTGGGATTGCTGTTGAAAACTGCTGTGCAGTGACAAAAAATGCTGGTAAAAAAAGTACTGTCAGGAAAATTAGATGATTGTTtggtatttttttaatttatgcatattttgagatagaatatataaaaataatatttttgagaatgtttgatGGTTAAACTGATAACTACTTTCTGCAAAAGTTGAAAACAGTTTTTTCCAAAAGCATGGGAGAACATGCTTTTACTAACCACGGCTTTTAGAGCAAAAGCACTTTTTCAGACAACAGCttttaaaatttaccaaacaCCTATCTGACAGCTTTTCTGCAAAAAGATGTTGTAACTGTCTGTAACAACAATACCAAACGGGGACAAAGTAACAATGGAGGGTGTACTTCAAacatttaaattatctttaaggTAATAgctaaatattatattataaacaCTTGAACTGAATTAAAAAAGACCTTCTTAGATAATGGGGTTACCAGAAACTCTTTGAAACCTCAAATCGAGAAGacaacttttaaaaaaattaaacaaaataaaaattccCCAACTTAACCTACGTGCTTACATGTATAATCATAGTTTTGTGTCCTTATTGAAGCAGTGACCTATAATTTCTGAGCATGCATGTAGTTTTGTAACACAATCAATTCTTTTTTCCTGAGCGATTATGCATATTGTTGACGGaagaatctggtaacaacaaagattgaggtttctcgccggaattaagatctatgacggtggttcttcgcTGGAAAATCAAGCAGTGTGTGGTGGTCTATgattgttttaggctgagattgatcagagtaagtggtggctctcttatcagctctcaacttcttaccccctcaatgtgcctacgtaccctttatatagggatcaagcctggcGTAGTTCTTGTGGaataagaaatctaatgggcttagacttcttattcgtaggcccggtagaagcccatccaaagtccgtcttccgctagctttaggaatgtccaactatgaggcccaaccgtgAAGGCCCAAGACTCATCCGTAATtgcaggacttcacggatagtgc
Encoded here:
- the LOC141665692 gene encoding uncharacterized protein LOC141665692, coding for MKNSENIGEFVMRLKAVTNEMKRNGESLDDVRVMEKLFRSLTRKFDYVVTSIEESKDLSTISIDELVGSLQAHEQRMNQYDDASHLEKALQSKVFFGDSSGSSGFIRGRGGFRGGYRGGRGRGRQSFNKGQNSEGYQPSGRSQNFRGRGRGEFQQRAAKEDKDVGTAMFLTYKGDEKSKKNVWYLDPGASNHMPGHKELFMEIDDTIGGEVTFGDSSKIPVKGKGTVTIMSNKGEKKYINDVYYIPALKYNIISLGQLVEKGYNIQMQDNSLIIRNQARELIANVEMSKNHLFTLDMQTNVQKCLKSVMKNDSWLWHLRDGHLGFFGLKLLSKTKMVDERKNRTILDMARSIVKAKHLPRTFWAEAVLCAVYLLNRCPTKSVKKKTPNEAWSGSKPSVGHLRIFGCIAYVHVPDQKRKKLDDKGEKCIFTGYDKRSKAYRLYNPLMKKLIISRDVEFDESDYWR